In Myxococcus stipitatus, the following are encoded in one genomic region:
- a CDS encoding SelT/SelW/SelH family protein produces the protein MADAKVTITYCGSUGYRPRAARAAAALKDELDVDAEMKTGPSGSYEVSVNGKVVVRKDSLAFPTDQEVVDAVARALDG, from the coding sequence ATGGCCGATGCGAAGGTGACGATTACCTACTGTGGTTCTTGAGGCTACAGGCCTCGGGCCGCCCGTGCGGCGGCCGCGCTGAAGGATGAGCTGGACGTTGATGCGGAGATGAAGACGGGCCCCTCCGGGAGCTACGAGGTCTCCGTGAATGGGAAGGTGGTCGTCCGGAAGGATTCGCTGGCCTTCCCCACGGACCAGGAGGTGGTGGACGCGGTCGCCCGCGCCCTGGATGGGTAA
- a CDS encoding pyridoxal phosphate-dependent decarboxylase family protein, which translates to MTHFRERIRAAYDAESFRREGRQLVETLADYLTQAQRGDGLPVLPWAAPAVNVDRFAAAFPEEPTGNFAELVARVLSSSNHLHHPRYVGHQVTAPVPLAALCDAVSSLLNNGMAVYEMGPVSTAMERNVLRWMAARLGLPETADGVLTSGGSLGNLTALLAARQAKAGYDAWNDGAHAGPPLAVLVPSTAHYSLSRATRVMGWGAQGLIPVAVDERFRLRPEALAPALEQATRAGRKVIAVVASAGSTATGAFDPLEPVADFCEQHGLWFHVDAAHGAAAVLSATHRHQVRGIDRADSLIWDAHKGLLMPALVTAVLFRDGARSFESFAQEASYLFDGTERPWSDVGLRTMECTKEMMALKLYTCLSVLGTRLFADAVTESYAQTRRFAERLSAAGDFQVPVSPDCNILCFRHTPAHVPPEEWDRLQARLRERLVTRGDFYLVQTKLPGGVYLRVTLINPLTSDADLDAMMEALRTAARR; encoded by the coding sequence ATGACCCACTTCCGTGAGCGCATCCGCGCCGCCTATGACGCCGAGTCGTTCCGCCGAGAGGGACGCCAGTTGGTGGAGACCCTGGCGGACTACCTCACCCAGGCGCAACGCGGTGACGGCCTGCCCGTGTTGCCGTGGGCGGCGCCCGCGGTGAACGTGGACCGCTTCGCCGCGGCCTTCCCCGAGGAGCCCACGGGCAACTTCGCGGAGCTCGTGGCGCGAGTGCTCTCCAGCTCCAATCACTTGCATCACCCGCGCTACGTGGGCCACCAGGTGACGGCGCCCGTGCCGCTCGCCGCGCTGTGTGACGCCGTGTCGTCACTGCTCAACAACGGCATGGCCGTGTATGAGATGGGCCCCGTCTCCACCGCCATGGAGCGCAATGTGTTGCGGTGGATGGCGGCGCGGCTCGGCCTGCCGGAGACCGCGGACGGGGTGCTGACCTCGGGCGGCTCGCTGGGCAACCTCACCGCGCTGCTCGCCGCGCGTCAGGCCAAGGCCGGCTATGACGCGTGGAACGACGGCGCCCACGCGGGCCCGCCCCTCGCGGTGCTGGTACCCTCCACCGCGCACTACAGCCTCTCGCGCGCCACGCGGGTCATGGGCTGGGGCGCCCAGGGCCTCATCCCCGTCGCCGTGGATGAGCGATTCCGCCTGCGTCCGGAGGCGCTCGCCCCCGCGCTGGAGCAGGCCACGCGCGCGGGGCGCAAGGTCATCGCCGTGGTGGCCAGCGCGGGCTCCACCGCGACGGGCGCGTTCGACCCGCTGGAGCCCGTGGCCGACTTCTGCGAGCAGCACGGCCTGTGGTTCCACGTGGACGCCGCCCATGGCGCCGCCGCCGTGCTCAGCGCCACGCATCGCCACCAGGTGCGCGGCATCGACCGCGCGGACTCCCTCATCTGGGACGCACACAAGGGCCTGCTCATGCCCGCGCTCGTGACGGCCGTGCTCTTCCGCGACGGCGCCCGCTCGTTCGAGTCCTTCGCGCAGGAGGCCAGCTACCTCTTCGACGGCACGGAGCGCCCCTGGAGCGACGTGGGCCTGCGGACGATGGAGTGCACCAAGGAGATGATGGCGCTCAAGCTCTACACCTGCCTGAGCGTGCTGGGCACCCGCCTGTTCGCGGACGCCGTGACGGAGTCCTATGCGCAGACGCGCCGCTTCGCCGAGCGCCTGTCCGCCGCCGGCGACTTCCAGGTGCCGGTGTCCCCCGACTGCAACATCCTCTGCTTCCGCCACACCCCCGCGCATGTCCCGCCGGAGGAGTGGGACAGGTTGCAGGCGCGGCTGCGCGAGCGGCTGGTGACCCGAGGGGACTTCTACCTCGTGCAGACGAAGCTGCCCGGAGGCGTGTACCTGCGCGTCACCCTCATCAACCCGCTCACCTCCGACGCGGACCTGGACGCGATGATGGAGGCGCTCAGGACGGCAGCTCGACGGTGA